The following proteins are co-located in the Paenibacillus sp. JNUCC32 genome:
- a CDS encoding SDR family oxidoreductase has product MKTWNGTTALVTGSSRGIGRAIANRLAKEGAMVAVHYGKNREAAEEVVREIAQAGGEAFAVGADLRSLEGVNALFESLDEALNDRTGSTHMDILVNNAGIGLVETIEETTEQSFDEVMHLNVKTPFFLIQQALPRLRDNGRIINLSSAVTRISLPNIPAYTMTKGAINALTLSLSSQLASRGITINAILPGFVATDMNAGMLQDPDSYRFGADYSMFGRWGEPGDIADIAAFLASPDSRWITGQCIDASGGTHL; this is encoded by the coding sequence ATGAAAACATGGAATGGAACAACGGCTTTGGTTACGGGCTCCAGCCGGGGCATCGGACGTGCCATCGCGAACCGATTGGCGAAGGAAGGAGCCATGGTCGCCGTTCACTACGGCAAGAATAGGGAGGCTGCGGAAGAGGTCGTCCGCGAGATTGCACAGGCGGGAGGGGAGGCTTTTGCGGTTGGGGCGGACCTCCGCTCCTTGGAGGGGGTAAATGCCCTGTTCGAGTCGCTGGATGAGGCGTTGAACGACCGGACGGGCAGCACGCATATGGACATCCTGGTTAACAACGCAGGGATCGGCTTGGTGGAGACCATCGAGGAAACCACGGAGCAGAGCTTTGACGAAGTGATGCATCTTAACGTGAAAACGCCGTTCTTCCTGATACAGCAAGCTCTTCCCCGCCTTCGGGACAATGGGCGCATCATCAATTTATCGTCTGCGGTCACCCGGATTTCCCTGCCCAATATTCCGGCGTACACGATGACGAAGGGAGCCATTAATGCGCTGACGCTCTCCTTGTCGAGCCAGCTGGCATCCCGCGGAATCACGATCAATGCGATACTGCCCGGATTCGTAGCTACCGACATGAATGCCGGAATGCTGCAGGATCCTGACTCGTATCGGTTCGGGGCCGACTATTCGATGTTCGGAAGGTGGGGGGAGCCGGGGGATATCGCGGATATCGCGGCGTTTCTGGCTTCGCCGGACAGCCGCTGGAT
- the gdhA gene encoding NADP-specific glutamate dehydrogenase: MTTNISVTSPLTAAQEYVESIYNQVVARDPHESEFHQAVREFVDSLVPVLAQHPKYREHGILERLVEPERMVTFRVPWVDDQGKTQVNRGFRVQFNSALGPYKGGIRFHPSVYAGIVKFLGFEQIFKNSLTGQPIGGGKGGSDFDPKGKSDQEVMRFTQSFMTELYRHIGPDSDVPAGDIGVGAREIGYMFGQYKRIRGGHEAGVLTGKGVIYGGSLARTEATGYGCVYFVQEMLAAKGLSFQDSRVVVSGSGNVSIYAIEKAQQLGAHVIACSDSNGYLYDPEGINLETVKLLKERDRLRISEYVKIHPHAVYTEGCTGIWTLPCDIALPCATQNELDADAAKTLISNGVKAIGEGANMPSTLEAIELFISKGVLFGPAKAANAGGVAVSALEMSQNSMRMSWTFEEVDAKLHQIMKNIYNSAVDAAEEYGVAGNLVAGANIAGFIKVADAMIAQGIV; encoded by the coding sequence GTGACTACGAATATTTCTGTAACTTCACCCCTTACTGCCGCGCAAGAATATGTGGAATCCATCTATAACCAAGTTGTAGCCCGCGATCCGCATGAGTCCGAGTTTCACCAAGCCGTCCGGGAATTTGTGGATTCCCTCGTCCCAGTGTTAGCCCAGCACCCGAAATATCGTGAACATGGCATTCTGGAGCGCCTTGTCGAGCCGGAGCGCATGGTCACCTTCCGCGTACCTTGGGTGGATGATCAAGGCAAAACGCAAGTCAACCGCGGATTCCGCGTTCAGTTTAACAGCGCACTGGGCCCGTACAAAGGCGGCATCCGGTTCCATCCGTCGGTTTATGCCGGCATCGTCAAGTTCCTCGGTTTTGAGCAAATCTTCAAAAACTCGCTCACCGGCCAGCCCATCGGCGGCGGCAAAGGCGGTTCGGACTTCGATCCGAAAGGCAAATCCGATCAGGAAGTCATGCGTTTTACCCAGAGCTTCATGACCGAGCTGTACCGTCATATCGGACCTGATTCCGATGTGCCTGCCGGCGATATCGGCGTGGGCGCTCGCGAGATCGGTTATATGTTCGGCCAATACAAACGCATCCGCGGAGGACATGAGGCCGGCGTGCTGACAGGCAAAGGCGTCATTTATGGCGGAAGCCTGGCACGTACGGAAGCAACCGGTTACGGCTGCGTCTACTTCGTACAGGAGATGCTGGCTGCGAAGGGCCTTAGCTTCCAGGACAGCCGCGTCGTGGTGTCCGGTTCGGGCAACGTCTCCATCTACGCCATCGAAAAGGCACAGCAGCTCGGTGCGCACGTCATCGCATGCAGCGACTCTAACGGATATCTGTATGATCCGGAAGGAATTAACCTTGAAACCGTCAAGCTGCTCAAGGAGCGGGATCGTCTGCGGATCAGCGAATACGTGAAGATTCATCCGCATGCCGTATACACCGAAGGCTGCACGGGAATCTGGACGCTTCCATGCGATATCGCACTCCCTTGCGCCACGCAGAATGAGCTCGACGCCGACGCTGCCAAAACCCTCATCTCGAATGGAGTGAAGGCCATCGGCGAGGGCGCGAACATGCCTTCCACGTTGGAGGCGATTGAGCTGTTCATCAGCAAGGGCGTATTGTTTGGACCGGCTAAAGCCGCCAATGCAGGCGGAGTTGCCGTATCGGCTCTCGAGATGAGCCAAAACAGCATGAGAATGTCATGGACGTTTGAAGAGGTGGATGCGAAGCTCCATCAAATCATGAAGAATATTTACAACAGTGCGGTAGATGCTGCCGAAGAGTATGGCGTAGCCGGCAATCTTGTGGCCGGTGCCAACATCGCAGGCTTTATCAAAGTGGCCGATGCCATGATCGCGCAAGGAATCGTATAA
- a CDS encoding YitT family protein has protein sequence MKKRAFDMIMLLIGAFIFALAVNLFVIPNDFGEGGVTGISIILFYVLKWSPALVGIVINGILLMIGYKLLDKKTTVYTIIAVAFHSLFLHLTENWRIASDEPVINAIFAGLFAGVGIGLIVRVGGTTAGTVILARLANKYWDWNISYALLFFDLIVAGLSVFVIGIEKVMFTVVILYIGTKAMEFIIEGLNPKKAVTIISTHHDRIAIRVTEIMDRGVTVLRGYGYYTGQTKDVLYIVISKQEVSMLKKIVRAEDKNAFVTIHDVRDVFGEGFIDISK, from the coding sequence ATGAAAAAAAGAGCGTTTGATATGATCATGCTGCTCATCGGGGCATTTATTTTTGCGCTGGCGGTCAATTTATTCGTCATTCCCAACGATTTTGGCGAAGGCGGCGTTACCGGGATATCGATCATCCTGTTTTATGTGCTGAAATGGTCGCCGGCGCTGGTCGGCATTGTGATTAACGGGATATTGCTGATGATCGGATACAAGCTGTTGGATAAAAAAACGACGGTTTACACCATCATCGCCGTTGCCTTTCATTCCCTGTTCCTGCACTTGACGGAGAACTGGCGCATCGCGTCGGATGAGCCGGTGATCAACGCCATTTTCGCCGGACTGTTCGCCGGCGTCGGGATCGGACTCATCGTCCGGGTGGGCGGAACGACGGCAGGCACGGTGATACTGGCTCGTCTGGCCAATAAATATTGGGATTGGAACATCAGTTATGCCCTGCTGTTCTTTGACCTGATCGTGGCCGGACTGTCCGTTTTCGTGATCGGAATCGAGAAGGTGATGTTCACCGTGGTCATCCTCTACATCGGCACCAAGGCAATGGAATTCATCATTGAGGGCTTGAACCCCAAAAAAGCCGTTACCATCATCTCGACACATCATGACCGCATTGCCATCCGGGTGACGGAGATTATGGACCGCGGGGTGACCGTGCTCCGGGGGTACGGATATTACACCGGTCAGACCAAAGACGTGCTATACATCGTCATCAGCAAACAGGAAGTTTCCATGCTCAAAAAAATCGTCCGTGCCGAGGATAAAAACGCCTTTGTCACCATCCACGACGTACGTGACGTGTTCGGGGAAGGATTTATTGATATTTCGAAGTAA
- a CDS encoding suppressor of fused domain protein has translation MTYEDNAPGWDAIDEALLKLYGEQEPKHYGALIPYALGGPDPLNGISAYVLDTPMPHWHMVTYGFSELYDRESDHLEESGYGFELTLRLAKPEDEEEPPAWALNLLQNMGRYVFNSGNIFRSGDYLDANGPICLGADTQLTALAFVEDPELPAMDTPNGRVEFLQMIGITREELEAMQTWNTLGVLQACAEHMPLYITDLNRDSFLKVPSISETVARGMKEEGSNTGFLYVSQLAFEPGKKGWLSKTPAALQIGAKQAGIIGKLLQGRILKEKSLSLVGPEVRVVFEPGNESRWTAEDGDVTLILDDRTAGEFSSRLVPQVSTFELSGLPGIRIDIVKTEIKDQEGNVVQVIG, from the coding sequence ATGACATATGAAGATAACGCACCCGGCTGGGACGCGATTGACGAGGCGCTGCTGAAGTTATATGGAGAGCAGGAGCCGAAGCATTACGGAGCGCTGATTCCGTATGCGCTTGGAGGACCTGATCCGCTGAATGGAATCAGCGCTTATGTCTTGGATACGCCAATGCCGCATTGGCATATGGTTACCTATGGTTTTAGCGAGCTGTATGATAGAGAATCGGATCATCTGGAGGAGAGCGGTTACGGATTCGAATTGACGTTGAGGCTGGCTAAGCCGGAGGATGAGGAAGAGCCGCCGGCATGGGCGCTAAATCTGCTTCAGAATATGGGGAGATACGTGTTTAATAGCGGGAATATTTTTCGCTCGGGCGATTATTTGGATGCCAATGGACCGATCTGCCTGGGTGCCGATACGCAGCTGACCGCACTCGCCTTTGTCGAGGATCCCGAGCTGCCGGCCATGGATACACCGAATGGGCGGGTCGAATTCCTGCAGATGATCGGCATTACCCGGGAAGAGCTTGAGGCGATGCAGACCTGGAATACGCTTGGCGTGCTGCAAGCTTGTGCAGAACATATGCCGCTTTACATAACGGATTTGAATCGGGATTCGTTTCTTAAGGTACCTTCGATCTCGGAAACCGTGGCTAGAGGAATGAAGGAGGAAGGCTCGAACACCGGATTTCTATATGTGAGCCAGCTGGCTTTTGAACCGGGAAAAAAGGGCTGGTTAAGCAAAACCCCGGCTGCGCTCCAAATCGGCGCCAAGCAGGCGGGCATCATCGGCAAGCTGCTGCAGGGGCGAATTCTGAAGGAGAAGAGCTTGAGCCTTGTAGGTCCGGAGGTTCGGGTCGTATTTGAGCCGGGGAACGAGAGCCGCTGGACCGCGGAGGATGGAGATGTTACGTTGATCCTGGACGATCGGACGGCGGGTGAATTCTCAAGCCGTTTGGTTCCGCAGGTCAGCACCTTCGAGCTTTCCGGTTTACCTGGAATCCGAATTGACATCGTGAAGACGGAAATCAAGGATCAGGAAGGAAACGTTGTTCAAGTTATCGGGTAG
- a CDS encoding diaminopimelate dehydrogenase, whose translation MNATIKVGIVGYGNLGKGVQKAIGQNPDLELVAIFTRRDPQQMPANSGARFEHISVAEQYIGKIDVMILCGGSATDLPEQTPQLASMFNTVDSFDTHAKIPEFFQEVNKAAMGGGHISVISTGWDPGLFSMNRLLAEAILPEGKDYTFWGKGVSQGHSDAIRRVPGVKAGVQYTVPVEEVINQIRSGETPELATREKHRRDCFVVAEEGADQEQIRQTIVSMPNYFSDYDTTVTFITQEELEAEHAGMPHGGFVIRSGVTGNGSKQIVEFGLKLDSNPEFTASVLVSYARAAHRLSREGQQGAKTVFDIPLGYLSPKSAEQLRSELL comes from the coding sequence TTGAACGCAACTATTAAAGTAGGGATCGTAGGTTATGGAAACTTGGGCAAGGGCGTGCAGAAAGCTATTGGGCAAAATCCGGATTTGGAGCTGGTAGCCATCTTCACGCGCAGAGACCCGCAGCAAATGCCGGCCAATTCCGGTGCGCGTTTCGAGCATATTTCAGTGGCAGAGCAATATATCGGGAAGATTGACGTGATGATTCTGTGCGGCGGTTCGGCTACCGATTTGCCGGAGCAAACGCCACAGCTTGCCAGCATGTTCAATACGGTAGACAGCTTTGACACGCACGCTAAAATTCCTGAGTTTTTCCAGGAGGTTAACAAAGCGGCGATGGGCGGCGGCCATATCAGCGTCATCTCGACAGGCTGGGATCCGGGCTTGTTCTCCATGAACCGTCTGCTTGCCGAAGCGATTTTGCCGGAAGGCAAAGATTATACGTTCTGGGGCAAAGGCGTAAGCCAAGGCCACTCCGATGCGATCCGTCGCGTACCCGGAGTGAAAGCAGGCGTTCAATACACGGTTCCTGTAGAAGAGGTTATTAACCAGATCCGTTCCGGCGAGACACCGGAGCTTGCCACTCGCGAGAAGCACCGGAGAGATTGTTTCGTCGTTGCGGAAGAGGGCGCGGACCAAGAGCAAATCCGTCAGACGATTGTGTCGATGCCGAACTATTTCTCCGATTACGATACAACCGTTACCTTCATTACGCAGGAAGAGCTTGAGGCTGAGCATGCCGGGATGCCTCACGGCGGATTTGTCATCCGCAGCGGGGTTACCGGAAACGGAAGCAAGCAAATTGTTGAATTTGGCCTGAAGCTGGACAGCAACCCTGAATTTACGGCAAGCGTGCTCGTGTCTTATGCAAGAGCTGCGCATCGCTTGAGCAGAGAGGGACAGCAGGGCGCCAAAACGGTGTTTGACATTCCGCTCGGGTACCTGTCGCCAAAATCGGCCGAACAGCTCCGCAGCGAGCTCCTATAA